The Equus caballus isolate H_3958 breed thoroughbred chromosome 22, TB-T2T, whole genome shotgun sequence genome window below encodes:
- the BTBD3 gene encoding BTB/POZ domain-containing protein 3 isoform X1: MVDDKEKNMKCLTFFLMLPETVKNRSKKSSKKTNTSSSSSNSSKLPPVCYEIITLKTKKKKKMAADIFPRKKPAPSSSTTAQQYHQQNLSNNNLIPAPNWQGLYPTIRERNAVMFNNDLMADVHFVVGPPGGTQRLPGHKYVLAVGSSVFHAMFYGELAEDKDEIRIPDVEPAAFLAMLKYIYCDEIDLAADTVLATLYAAKKYIVPHLARACVNFLETSLSAKNACVLLSQSCLFEEPDLTQRCWEVIDAQAELALKSEGFCDIDFQTLESILRRETLNAKEIVVFEAALNWAEVECQRQDLALSIENKRKVLGKALYLIRIPTMALDDFANGAAQSGVLTLNETNDIFLWYTAAKKPELQFVSKARKGLVPQRCHRFQSCAYRSNQWRYRGRCDSIQFAVDKRVFIAGFGLYGSSCGSAEYSAKIELKRQGVVLGQNLSKYFSDGSSNTFPVWFEYPVQIEPDTFYTASVILDGNELSYFGQEGMTEVQCGKVTVQFQCSSDSTNGTGVQGGQIPELIFYA, from the exons ATGGTAGATGAcaaggaaaagaacatgaaatgtCTCACCTTCTTCTTGATGCTTCCAGAGACGGTAAAGAACAGGTCCAAGAAAAGCTCGAAGAAAACAAataccagcagcagcagcagcaacagcagcaagtTGCCTCCAGTTTGTTATGAAATCATTACCTTGAAgactaaaaagaagaagaagatggctGCTGATATATTCCCCCGTAAAAAGCCAGCCCCCTCCAGCAGCACCACTGCCCAGCAGTACCACCAGCAGAATCTCAGCAACAATAACCTTATTCCGGCCCCCAATTGGCAGGGCCTTTATCCCACCATCAGAGAAAG AAATGCGGTGATGTTCAATAATGATTTGATGGCAGATGTACATTTTGTGGTTGGGCCACCAGGTGGGACTCAGCGGTTGCCAGGACACAAA TATGTTTTAGCTGTTGGGAGCTCTGTGTTCCATGCAATGTTTTATGGAGAACTTGCTGAGGACAAAGATGAAATCCGTATACCAGATGTTGAACCTGCTGCTTTTCTTGCTATGTTGAA ATATATCTATTGTGATGAAATTGATTTGGCTGCTGACACAGTGCTGGCTACTCTTTATGCTGCCAAAAAGTACATTGTCCCTCATCTTGCCAGAGCCTGCGTTAATTTTCTGGAGACCAGCCTGAGCGCCAAGAACGCCTGCGTGCTCCTCTCCCAGAGCTGCCTGTTTGAGGAGCCAGACCTGACCCAACGTTGCTGGGAGGTCATTGACGCCCAGGCTGAGTTAGCTCTCAAGTCTGAGGGATTCTGTGATATTGACTTCCAGACACTAGAAAGTATCCTTCGCAGGGAAACTCTGAATGCCAAAGAAATTGTGGTTTTTGAGGCAGCTCTCAACTGGGCTGAAGTAGAATGCCAGCGACAAGATCTAGCTTTGAGCATTGAAAATAAGCGCAAGGTCCTTGGAAAGGCACTTTACTTGATCCGCATACCCACAATGGCCCTGGATGATTTTGCAAATGGTGCTGCACAGTCCGGAGTTTTAACTCTCAATGAGACCAACGACATCTTCCTCTGGTACACTGCAGCCAAGAAGCCCGAGTTGCAGTTTGTGAGTAAAGCCCGCAAGGGCCTTGTCCCCCAGCGCTGTCACCGTTTCCAGTCGTGTGCCTATCGGAGCAACCAGTGGCGCTATCGGGGCCGCTGTGACAGCATCCAGTTTGCAGTTGATAAGAGAGTGTTCATCGCTGGCTTTGGGCTCTATGGGTCCAGCTGTGGCTCTGCGGAGTACAGCGCCAAGATTGAACTCAAGCGGCAGGGCGTTGTCCTAGGGCAGAACTTGAGCAAGTACTTCTCAGACGGCTCCAGTAATACCTTCCCTGTGTGGTTTGAGTACCCAGTGCAGATTGAGCCAGACACCTTCTACACAGCCAGCGTGATACTGGACGGCAACGAACTCAGCTACTTCGGACAAGAAGGCATGACGGAAGTTCAGTGTGGGAAAGTGACAGTCCAGTTTCAGTGCTCATCGGATAGCACCAATGGCACTGGGGTACAGGGAGGGCAGATCCCTGAACTTATATTCTATGCTTGA
- the BTBD3 gene encoding BTB/POZ domain-containing protein 3 isoform X2, producing MAADIFPRKKPAPSSSTTAQQYHQQNLSNNNLIPAPNWQGLYPTIRERNAVMFNNDLMADVHFVVGPPGGTQRLPGHKYVLAVGSSVFHAMFYGELAEDKDEIRIPDVEPAAFLAMLKYIYCDEIDLAADTVLATLYAAKKYIVPHLARACVNFLETSLSAKNACVLLSQSCLFEEPDLTQRCWEVIDAQAELALKSEGFCDIDFQTLESILRRETLNAKEIVVFEAALNWAEVECQRQDLALSIENKRKVLGKALYLIRIPTMALDDFANGAAQSGVLTLNETNDIFLWYTAAKKPELQFVSKARKGLVPQRCHRFQSCAYRSNQWRYRGRCDSIQFAVDKRVFIAGFGLYGSSCGSAEYSAKIELKRQGVVLGQNLSKYFSDGSSNTFPVWFEYPVQIEPDTFYTASVILDGNELSYFGQEGMTEVQCGKVTVQFQCSSDSTNGTGVQGGQIPELIFYA from the exons atggctGCTGATATATTCCCCCGTAAAAAGCCAGCCCCCTCCAGCAGCACCACTGCCCAGCAGTACCACCAGCAGAATCTCAGCAACAATAACCTTATTCCGGCCCCCAATTGGCAGGGCCTTTATCCCACCATCAGAGAAAG AAATGCGGTGATGTTCAATAATGATTTGATGGCAGATGTACATTTTGTGGTTGGGCCACCAGGTGGGACTCAGCGGTTGCCAGGACACAAA TATGTTTTAGCTGTTGGGAGCTCTGTGTTCCATGCAATGTTTTATGGAGAACTTGCTGAGGACAAAGATGAAATCCGTATACCAGATGTTGAACCTGCTGCTTTTCTTGCTATGTTGAA ATATATCTATTGTGATGAAATTGATTTGGCTGCTGACACAGTGCTGGCTACTCTTTATGCTGCCAAAAAGTACATTGTCCCTCATCTTGCCAGAGCCTGCGTTAATTTTCTGGAGACCAGCCTGAGCGCCAAGAACGCCTGCGTGCTCCTCTCCCAGAGCTGCCTGTTTGAGGAGCCAGACCTGACCCAACGTTGCTGGGAGGTCATTGACGCCCAGGCTGAGTTAGCTCTCAAGTCTGAGGGATTCTGTGATATTGACTTCCAGACACTAGAAAGTATCCTTCGCAGGGAAACTCTGAATGCCAAAGAAATTGTGGTTTTTGAGGCAGCTCTCAACTGGGCTGAAGTAGAATGCCAGCGACAAGATCTAGCTTTGAGCATTGAAAATAAGCGCAAGGTCCTTGGAAAGGCACTTTACTTGATCCGCATACCCACAATGGCCCTGGATGATTTTGCAAATGGTGCTGCACAGTCCGGAGTTTTAACTCTCAATGAGACCAACGACATCTTCCTCTGGTACACTGCAGCCAAGAAGCCCGAGTTGCAGTTTGTGAGTAAAGCCCGCAAGGGCCTTGTCCCCCAGCGCTGTCACCGTTTCCAGTCGTGTGCCTATCGGAGCAACCAGTGGCGCTATCGGGGCCGCTGTGACAGCATCCAGTTTGCAGTTGATAAGAGAGTGTTCATCGCTGGCTTTGGGCTCTATGGGTCCAGCTGTGGCTCTGCGGAGTACAGCGCCAAGATTGAACTCAAGCGGCAGGGCGTTGTCCTAGGGCAGAACTTGAGCAAGTACTTCTCAGACGGCTCCAGTAATACCTTCCCTGTGTGGTTTGAGTACCCAGTGCAGATTGAGCCAGACACCTTCTACACAGCCAGCGTGATACTGGACGGCAACGAACTCAGCTACTTCGGACAAGAAGGCATGACGGAAGTTCAGTGTGGGAAAGTGACAGTCCAGTTTCAGTGCTCATCGGATAGCACCAATGGCACTGGGGTACAGGGAGGGCAGATCCCTGAACTTATATTCTATGCTTGA